From Pusillibacter faecalis, one genomic window encodes:
- a CDS encoding CPBP family intramembrane glutamic endopeptidase has product MPRRKTTTYMSPGEQIGGTVFFMIYLLVLPFAAGPLFRLAGGLLGVTISGAMQSILTYYILFAVSIIVFHAFLARTTRHLAENLGLAVKTLGLGLVGLYGLNELVFRLSNLLINNRTNLNNNTISAQIDDAPAMTVVIVILLAPFVEEVLFRGLVFGNLKGKSRAAGYLVSCLLFALLHVWQFALVNQDITYFLLMVQYLVPGLVLAWTYEHSGTLWTAIALHAAANALSVWTML; this is encoded by the coding sequence ATGCCGAGAAGAAAGACAACAACCTATATGTCGCCGGGGGAGCAGATCGGGGGAACCGTGTTCTTTATGATCTATCTGCTGGTGCTGCCCTTTGCCGCGGGGCCGCTGTTCCGTCTGGCGGGAGGGCTGCTGGGGGTCACGATCTCCGGCGCCATGCAGAGCATTTTGACCTATTATATCCTCTTTGCCGTGAGTATCATCGTGTTCCACGCCTTTCTCGCGAGAACCACCCGGCACCTGGCGGAGAATCTGGGTCTTGCCGTCAAGACGCTGGGCCTGGGCCTGGTGGGGCTGTACGGCCTGAATGAGCTGGTGTTCCGGCTCAGCAATCTGCTCATCAACAACCGGACGAACCTCAACAACAACACCATTTCCGCCCAGATCGACGACGCGCCCGCCATGACGGTGGTCATCGTGATTCTCCTGGCTCCCTTTGTGGAGGAGGTGCTCTTCCGGGGGCTGGTGTTTGGAAATTTAAAGGGGAAGAGCCGCGCGGCGGGGTACCTGGTGAGCTGTCTGCTCTTTGCCCTGCTGCACGTGTGGCAGTTTGCCCTGGTGAATCAGGATATCACCTATTTTTTGCTGATGGTGCAGTATCTGGTGCCGGGGCTGGTGCTGGCCTGGACCTATGAGCACAGCGGCACGCTGTGGACGGCCATCGCTCTGCACGCCGCGGCCAACGCACTGAGCGTGTGGACCATGTTATGA
- a CDS encoding AEC family transporter: protein MDFFASLSNMSVVLAGIAAGYLANKLGILGGETDRKLTKLILTITMPAMTLGAVATSEELPDLATLAGILEAAAAFYIIGFALAALLPRLLGGTAEQKSVWRFALCFSNVGFIGIPVCTAFLGEGAMLYAVILTLPFNLISYSMGPVILTGGMKNFDARKMFLTPTVVSSFLALVMTLLRLRPPRVVGECLEFVGDMTVPMSLLIIGSLLTATSFRQVLSSPRLWSLAAVRLVAMPMLLGLALRPLHLEAMAVNVTVLQMAMPVAANGSMLAMEYGGDVESMAQATFLTTVCAMVTVPLIATVLLV from the coding sequence ATGGATTTTTTTGCAAGCCTTTCCAATATGAGCGTGGTGCTGGCGGGCATTGCCGCCGGGTACCTTGCCAATAAGCTGGGAATTCTGGGCGGGGAGACGGACCGGAAGCTCACCAAGCTGATTTTGACGATCACCATGCCGGCGATGACCCTGGGAGCAGTGGCCACCAGCGAGGAGCTGCCGGACCTTGCCACGCTGGCCGGTATTTTGGAGGCCGCCGCCGCATTTTATATCATCGGGTTTGCCCTGGCCGCTCTGCTGCCCCGGCTGTTGGGGGGCACCGCGGAACAAAAGAGCGTATGGCGCTTTGCGCTGTGCTTTTCCAATGTGGGGTTTATCGGCATCCCGGTGTGCACGGCATTTCTGGGAGAGGGGGCCATGCTCTACGCGGTGATTCTGACCCTTCCCTTCAATCTGATTTCCTACTCCATGGGTCCCGTGATCCTGACGGGAGGCATGAAGAACTTTGACGCCCGGAAAATGTTTCTGACGCCCACGGTGGTATCTTCGTTTCTGGCGCTGGTGATGACGCTGCTGCGCCTGCGCCCGCCGAGGGTGGTGGGAGAATGCCTGGAATTTGTGGGCGACATGACCGTACCGATGTCTCTTTTGATTATCGGCTCGCTGCTTACCGCTACATCCTTCCGGCAGGTGCTCTCCTCCCCGCGGCTGTGGAGCCTTGCGGCGGTGCGGCTGGTGGCGATGCCCATGCTGCTGGGCCTGGCCCTGCGTCCGCTGCATCTGGAGGCTATGGCCGTGAATGTGACGGTGCTGCAGATGGCCATGCCGGTGGCGGCTAACGGCTCCATGCTGGCCATGGAGTACGGCGGCGATGTGGAGAGCATGGCGCAGGCCACATTTTTGACCACCGTCTGCGCCATGGTGACGGTACCTCTCATAGCCACCGTACTGCTGGTATAG
- the mutL gene encoding DNA mismatch repair endonuclease MutL, with protein MPHIQQLSSHVADLIAAGEVVERPASVVKELVENAMDAGATAVRVEIRRGGMGLIRVSDDGCGIAPVELPTAFLRHATSKLRSAEDLGSIGTLGFRGEALAAIAAVSRVEILTRPKGAQSGASLHLEGGVPGPVEEAGAPEGTTVTVRDLFYNTPARLKFMKKDSAETAAVAGLLQHLAMSHPDISFQLIKDGAEALHTPGDGKLESAIYAALGREFARSLLAVEGRGGEVAVEGYVTMPLQSRGSRSMQVFFVNGRFIKSQLLTAALEEGYRNQIMKGKFPGCVLSVTLPVTAVDVNVHPAKTTVKFAREKEVFDAVYHTVLDCLSARGGAVQVPRSVEQVVLPRQDFFQSLDAKSFRERREQADSQPRSAARPAWDSERRSTARVADSAPPASGYGRFRDAGGALGRPPASAAGPTEAETSPAGKPEKPFVPAIPRQSRELPEQQTMEPLREEAPWRIAGEVLRTYIVCESEEGCVWLIDKHAAHERINFDRLKASRTAPMRQMLLKPAIAELSREDAAAVLDNLPLLEELGFSCEDFGGGAVLVREVPADLDAGETSAALEEFAGTLRGGGTLDEKREELLHTIACKSAIKGGWKSDVSELRVLVEKVQSGEVRYCPHGRPVAVKLSRYELEKLFKRA; from the coding sequence ATGCCTCACATTCAACAACTCAGCTCTCACGTTGCGGACCTGATTGCCGCCGGCGAGGTGGTGGAGCGGCCGGCCAGCGTGGTCAAGGAGCTGGTGGAAAACGCCATGGACGCCGGCGCCACCGCCGTGAGGGTGGAAATCCGCCGGGGCGGAATGGGTCTCATCCGGGTTTCAGACGACGGCTGCGGCATCGCGCCTGTGGAACTGCCCACGGCCTTTTTGCGCCACGCCACCTCTAAGCTGCGCTCGGCGGAGGACCTGGGGAGCATCGGCACCCTGGGCTTCCGGGGTGAGGCGCTGGCGGCCATTGCCGCCGTGAGCCGGGTGGAGATCCTAACCCGGCCAAAGGGCGCCCAGAGCGGCGCGTCCCTCCATCTGGAGGGCGGCGTGCCGGGACCTGTGGAGGAGGCCGGCGCGCCGGAGGGCACCACCGTGACGGTGCGGGACCTCTTTTACAATACGCCGGCGCGGCTCAAATTTATGAAGAAGGACAGCGCCGAGACCGCCGCCGTGGCGGGGCTTTTACAACATCTGGCCATGTCCCATCCGGACATTTCCTTTCAGCTGATCAAGGACGGCGCCGAGGCGCTCCACACCCCCGGCGACGGGAAGCTGGAGTCCGCGATCTACGCCGCTCTGGGCCGGGAGTTTGCCCGGAGCCTGCTGGCCGTGGAGGGCCGGGGCGGAGAGGTGGCGGTGGAGGGCTATGTTACCATGCCCCTCCAGAGCCGGGGCTCCCGGTCCATGCAGGTGTTCTTTGTCAACGGCCGGTTTATCAAGTCTCAGCTCCTGACGGCGGCACTGGAGGAGGGCTACCGCAACCAGATCATGAAGGGGAAATTTCCCGGGTGCGTCCTGTCGGTCACGCTGCCGGTGACGGCGGTGGATGTGAACGTCCACCCCGCCAAGACCACGGTGAAGTTTGCCCGGGAAAAGGAGGTCTTTGACGCGGTCTACCACACGGTGCTGGACTGCCTGAGCGCCCGGGGAGGCGCGGTGCAAGTCCCCAGGAGCGTGGAGCAGGTGGTGCTTCCCCGGCAGGACTTCTTCCAGTCCCTGGACGCCAAGAGCTTTCGGGAGCGGAGGGAGCAGGCGGACTCCCAGCCCCGGAGCGCGGCGAGGCCCGCCTGGGACAGCGAGCGGCGCTCCACGGCCCGTGTGGCGGACAGCGCCCCTCCGGCCTCCGGCTATGGGAGGTTCCGGGACGCGGGCGGCGCCCTGGGAAGGCCTCCGGCATCGGCGGCCGGCCCAACAGAGGCAGAGACTTCGCCGGCCGGTAAGCCGGAAAAGCCGTTTGTCCCCGCGATTCCCCGGCAGAGCCGGGAGCTGCCGGAGCAGCAGACCATGGAGCCCCTCCGGGAGGAGGCGCCCTGGCGGATCGCCGGAGAGGTGCTGCGCACCTACATCGTGTGCGAGAGCGAGGAGGGGTGCGTGTGGCTCATTGACAAGCACGCCGCCCATGAGCGGATCAACTTTGACCGGCTGAAGGCATCCCGGACGGCGCCCATGCGGCAGATGCTGCTGAAGCCCGCCATTGCGGAGCTGAGCCGGGAGGACGCGGCGGCGGTGCTGGACAATCTGCCGCTGTTGGAGGAGTTGGGCTTTTCCTGCGAGGATTTCGGCGGCGGCGCGGTTTTGGTCCGGGAGGTTCCGGCAGATCTGGACGCCGGGGAGACCTCCGCCGCATTGGAGGAGTTTGCCGGAACGCTGCGCGGCGGCGGGACCTTGGATGAAAAACGGGAGGAGCTTTTGCATACGATTGCCTGTAAGTCCGCCATCAAGGGCGGCTGGAAAAGCGACGTGTCGGAGCTGCGGGTGCTGGTGGAGAAGGTCCAGAGCGGCGAGGTCCGCTACTGTCCCCACGGCCGCCCGGTTGCGGTAAAGCTGAGTCGATACGAGCTGGAAAAGCTCTTCAAGCGGGCGTGA
- a CDS encoding DUF6440 family protein, translating to MWYSSGNAGGLAPLLDRDGKITTVFDQEE from the coding sequence CTGTGGTATTCCAGCGGCAACGCCGGCGGGCTGGCACCTCTGCTGGACCGGGATGGAAAGATCACAACGGTTTTTGATCAGGAGGAATGA
- a CDS encoding NAD(P)H-dependent oxidoreductase — MKLLFVDSCISQRGADSRTRRLAAAFLEAFAASHPDWELETVEVGALELKPFTAEMLSERDALASVGAWDAPVFDLARQFRAADAVVVAAPYWDLSYPAALRIYMEDISANGLCYHYEADGCHGDCRGQWLVYLTSGGDFEHEDSVGVVHWRQMAAMFGIPRFDYVFAGGMDIDPAKTPELLAAGCDLARRLAESL; from the coding sequence ATGAAGCTGTTATTTGTGGATAGCTGCATCAGCCAGCGGGGAGCGGATTCCCGCACCCGGCGCCTGGCGGCGGCGTTTTTGGAGGCCTTTGCCGCCTCCCATCCGGACTGGGAGCTGGAGACGGTGGAGGTGGGAGCCCTGGAACTCAAGCCCTTTACGGCGGAGATGCTCAGTGAGCGGGACGCCCTGGCCTCCGTGGGGGCCTGGGATGCGCCGGTCTTTGACCTGGCCCGCCAGTTCCGCGCCGCAGACGCGGTGGTGGTGGCGGCGCCCTACTGGGATTTGAGCTATCCGGCGGCCCTGCGCATCTATATGGAGGATATCTCCGCCAACGGTCTTTGCTATCACTATGAGGCAGACGGCTGTCACGGGGACTGCCGGGGGCAGTGGCTGGTCTACCTCACCTCCGGCGGGGATTTTGAGCACGAGGACAGCGTGGGCGTGGTCCACTGGCGGCAGATGGCGGCCATGTTCGGAATTCCCAGGTTTGACTACGTGTTCGCCGGGGGGATGGACATTGACCCGGCCAAGACGCCGGAGCTGCTGGCGGCAGGCTGTGATCTGGCCCGGCGCCTGGCGGAGAGCCTGTAG
- the miaA gene encoding tRNA (adenosine(37)-N6)-dimethylallyltransferase MiaA produces the protein MAPRIVCVVGPTACGKTTLGVLLAKRYGGEVVSADSMQIYRGMTIGTAAPTAEEMDGVPHHMIAVADPAEQWSAARYAQAAIPIVDDILKRGKLPILVGGTGLWLDAVVQGREFAPGQAGGAVRRELEAQLAAEGMEPLLQELRRVDPESAARLHPADTKRILRALEVYRETGETITAHDERTRSLPPRYDAVWLGLRFADREDMKALIDRRVDAMVRSGLEEEVRALLQSGLPPSATAWQAIGYKEFLGVLEGTATMEQAVAEVKLRSRQYAKRQLTWLRRNPAIHWMEWEKERNFEQALQLSTEILTAAGVC, from the coding sequence GTGGCGCCGCGGATTGTCTGCGTGGTGGGGCCCACGGCCTGCGGCAAGACCACCCTGGGCGTGCTGCTTGCCAAACGGTATGGGGGCGAGGTGGTCTCCGCCGACTCCATGCAGATTTACCGGGGGATGACCATCGGCACCGCCGCGCCCACCGCGGAGGAGATGGACGGCGTCCCCCACCACATGATCGCTGTGGCGGACCCGGCGGAGCAGTGGTCCGCCGCCCGTTACGCCCAGGCTGCCATCCCCATTGTGGATGATATTTTGAAGCGGGGAAAGCTCCCCATTCTGGTGGGGGGAACAGGGCTGTGGCTGGATGCGGTGGTCCAGGGCCGGGAGTTTGCCCCGGGTCAGGCCGGTGGCGCCGTCCGGCGGGAGCTGGAGGCGCAGCTGGCCGCGGAGGGGATGGAACCGCTGCTCCAGGAGCTGCGGCGGGTGGACCCGGAGTCCGCGGCCCGGCTTCACCCGGCGGACACGAAGCGGATTCTGCGGGCGCTGGAGGTCTACCGGGAGACCGGGGAGACCATCACCGCCCACGACGAGAGGACCCGGAGCCTCCCCCCTCGGTATGACGCGGTCTGGCTGGGTCTCCGGTTTGCCGACCGGGAGGATATGAAGGCCCTCATCGACCGGCGGGTGGACGCAATGGTTCGATCCGGGCTGGAGGAGGAGGTGCGCGCCCTGCTGCAAAGCGGCCTCCCCCCCTCGGCAACCGCATGGCAGGCCATCGGGTACAAAGAGTTTTTAGGCGTGCTGGAGGGGACGGCCACCATGGAGCAGGCCGTGGCGGAGGTGAAGCTCCGCTCCCGGCAGTACGCCAAGCGGCAGCTGACATGGCTGCGGCGGAATCCGGCCATTCATTGGATGGAATGGGAAAAAGAGCGGAATTTTGAGCAGGCCTTACAGCTTTCGACAGAAATTCTGACCGCCGCCGGGGTATGCTGA
- the hfq gene encoding RNA chaperone Hfq: MQTKANLQDIFLLRAKRDKVPVTMFLMNGFQMRGIITGFDAFVVVLDSDGRQQIIYKHAISTIAPVRSVDLSTEE; the protein is encoded by the coding sequence ATGCAGACAAAAGCGAATTTACAGGACATTTTTCTTCTTCGAGCCAAACGGGACAAGGTGCCTGTCACCATGTTCCTGATGAACGGCTTTCAGATGCGGGGCATCATCACGGGCTTTGACGCCTTTGTGGTGGTCCTGGACAGTGACGGCAGACAGCAGATCATCTATAAGCACGCGATTTCCACCATCGCGCCGGTCCGGAGCGTGGACCTGTCGACGGAGGAATGA
- a CDS encoding HlyD family efflux transporter periplasmic adaptor subunit has product MKRNSFGTKALLAAISLALLVYFGVQGARYFRDPLTTTLAYTYEVEESVHLSGYVVREEQVLPGESSGLLQLLREEGERVSEGGTVAAVFADQASLDLQTELASLENRIEQLQYAQEAALGVEITQKLDAQINNSILTYRAALAADRLQDAEKQGDALRTQVMKRDFSVSGTEDLKTQLQELQAQRKTLQSRAAGSVRRITAPVAGLYSAVVDGYETVLTPESLEALTPSSLENLKADGTVSSNVGKLVLGDTWYYAAAMPAAQAQELEDQQADGVSLSLRFTKGVDQDLPVTLHSVGAEENGRVVAVFQGDTYLTQLTLLRQQSAQVITNRVEGIRVPREALRVVAKTVENEDGTTSETKTTGVYCVMGREAAFKPVSVLYSNENFALVKAEISSNQELLRLRPGDEVIVKAYDLYDGKVVGE; this is encoded by the coding sequence ATGAAACGAAATTCTTTTGGCACCAAGGCCCTGCTGGCAGCGATATCGCTGGCCCTGCTGGTTTACTTCGGCGTTCAGGGCGCGCGGTACTTCCGCGATCCCCTGACCACAACCCTGGCCTACACCTATGAGGTGGAGGAGAGCGTCCATCTCTCCGGGTATGTGGTGCGGGAGGAGCAGGTGCTTCCCGGAGAGAGCAGCGGACTGCTGCAGCTTCTGCGGGAGGAGGGGGAGCGCGTGAGCGAGGGGGGAACCGTGGCGGCGGTGTTCGCGGATCAAGCCTCTTTGGACCTGCAAACAGAGCTTGCCAGCCTGGAAAACCGGATCGAGCAGCTCCAGTATGCGCAGGAGGCGGCCCTGGGCGTGGAGATCACGCAGAAGCTGGACGCGCAGATCAATAACAGTATTCTCACCTACCGGGCGGCTCTCGCGGCAGACCGCCTTCAGGACGCGGAAAAGCAGGGGGACGCCCTGCGGACCCAGGTGATGAAGCGGGACTTCTCCGTATCCGGCACAGAGGATCTGAAGACGCAGCTCCAGGAGCTTCAGGCACAGCGGAAAACGCTCCAGTCCCGGGCGGCGGGGTCTGTCCGGCGGATTACCGCGCCGGTGGCGGGACTCTACTCCGCGGTGGTGGACGGGTATGAGACGGTGCTGACGCCAGAGAGTCTGGAGGCGCTGACGCCCTCCTCTCTGGAGAACCTGAAGGCCGATGGGACCGTCAGCTCCAACGTGGGAAAGCTGGTGCTGGGAGATACGTGGTATTACGCGGCGGCGATGCCCGCCGCGCAGGCCCAGGAGCTGGAGGACCAGCAGGCAGACGGCGTCTCGCTCTCCCTGCGCTTTACCAAGGGGGTGGACCAGGATCTGCCGGTCACGCTTCATTCGGTGGGAGCGGAGGAGAACGGCCGTGTGGTGGCGGTTTTTCAGGGCGATACCTACCTTACCCAGCTGACGCTGCTGCGCCAGCAGAGCGCCCAGGTGATTACCAATCGCGTGGAGGGAATCCGAGTTCCCAGAGAGGCCCTGCGGGTTGTTGCAAAGACGGTGGAGAACGAGGACGGCACCACCAGCGAGACCAAAACCACCGGCGTCTACTGTGTGATGGGCCGGGAGGCCGCCTTCAAGCCGGTGAGCGTCCTCTACAGCAACGAGAATTTTGCGCTGGTCAAGGCGGAGATCTCCTCGAACCAGGAGCTTTTACGCCTGCGGCCCGGGGATGAAGTCATTGTGAAGGCATACGACCTGTATGATGGGAAGGTCGTTGGAGAATAG
- a CDS encoding YggS family pyridoxal phosphate-dependent enzyme gives MSIAERIAQVRAEIARAARAAGRDPGEITLVGASKMTDAAACREAVAAGIDALGENRVQEMVKKLSEHAYDGVPLHFIGHLQRNKVNKVVGQAALIQSVGSLALLAEIEKTAAARELTQELLLEVNIGREAAKSGFLPEEVFAAAEAALEHPHVRILGLMTIPPADADRDANMRYFEQVRTLYVDINAKLFHNELKHLSMGMSGDYADAIAAGATMVRVGTAIFGARHYL, from the coding sequence ATGAGCATTGCAGAGAGAATTGCCCAGGTGCGTGCTGAGATCGCGCGGGCCGCCCGGGCCGCCGGGCGGGACCCGGGGGAGATCACGCTGGTGGGAGCCAGCAAGATGACGGACGCGGCCGCCTGCCGGGAGGCCGTGGCCGCTGGGATTGACGCCCTGGGGGAAAACCGGGTGCAGGAGATGGTGAAGAAGCTCTCGGAGCACGCCTATGACGGGGTGCCGCTGCACTTCATCGGCCATCTCCAGCGCAACAAGGTGAACAAGGTGGTGGGTCAGGCGGCGCTGATCCAGTCCGTGGGCTCCCTTGCGCTGCTGGCGGAGATTGAAAAGACGGCGGCAGCCCGGGAGCTGACCCAGGAGCTTTTGCTGGAGGTCAACATCGGCCGGGAGGCGGCCAAAAGCGGCTTTTTGCCGGAGGAGGTCTTCGCCGCGGCGGAGGCGGCGCTGGAACATCCCCATGTGCGGATTCTGGGCCTGATGACGATCCCCCCGGCAGACGCGGATCGGGATGCCAATATGCGGTATTTTGAGCAGGTACGGACACTTTATGTTGACATCAATGCAAAATTGTTCCATAATGAATTGAAACACCTCTCCATGGGTATGAGCGGTGATTATGCCGATGCCATTGCGGCCGGAGCAACCATGGTCCGGGTGGGCACCGCGATTTTCGGCGCGCGCCACTACCTTTGA
- a CDS encoding cell division protein SepF: MSFIDELKKLTHPYEDEDEEFEDFEDDPRRDAFEDRRSKIEDRRNKVVNIHATTQLKVVLVKPERFENASEIADQLKDKRTVVLNLESTNKDVARRLIDFLSGVAYAGEGKIKKVAANTYIITPYHVDIEGDLIDELENNGLYF; encoded by the coding sequence ATGAGTTTCATTGATGAGCTGAAAAAGCTGACCCACCCCTATGAGGACGAGGACGAGGAATTTGAGGACTTTGAGGACGATCCCCGGAGGGATGCGTTTGAGGACCGCCGGTCCAAAATCGAGGACCGCCGCAACAAGGTGGTGAATATTCACGCAACAACCCAGCTCAAGGTGGTGCTGGTGAAGCCGGAGCGGTTTGAAAATGCCTCTGAAATTGCCGACCAGCTCAAGGACAAGCGCACAGTGGTGCTGAATCTGGAGTCTACCAACAAGGATGTGGCCCGGCGTCTGATTGACTTCCTCTCCGGTGTTGCCTACGCCGGCGAGGGAAAGATCAAAAAGGTGGCCGCCAACACCTATATCATCACGCCCTATCACGTGGATATTGAGGGCGACCTGATTGACGAGCTGGAAAACAACGGTCTGTATTTTTAA
- a CDS encoding DivIVA domain-containing protein, producing MLTPQEVSTHAFTKAVMGGYNMAAVDEFLDELTDDYTALYKENATLKAKLKVLVEKVEEYRATEDSMRATLLTAQKMADSIVHEAEAKRDQMLEEARSGAQERISQYGSELEAAQERLRQGQQELAEFIRASRELCERELRFLEQLPQAEVPAAAPEAEPPVEEIEEHVMAAFSPQEVEQPAEPETPDYPEGDPFAPEDDLEATRRINLDELKFGRNYSGEK from the coding sequence ATGCTGACTCCACAGGAGGTCTCCACCCATGCCTTCACCAAGGCGGTGATGGGAGGATACAATATGGCCGCGGTCGACGAGTTTTTGGACGAGCTGACCGACGACTACACGGCTTTATATAAGGAAAACGCCACGCTGAAGGCCAAGCTGAAGGTTCTGGTGGAGAAGGTGGAGGAATACCGCGCCACAGAGGACTCCATGCGGGCGACGCTGCTGACCGCCCAGAAGATGGCCGACTCCATCGTGCATGAGGCGGAGGCCAAGCGGGACCAGATGCTGGAGGAGGCCAGGAGCGGCGCCCAGGAGCGGATTTCCCAGTATGGCTCTGAGCTGGAGGCCGCCCAGGAGCGCCTGCGCCAGGGACAGCAGGAGCTGGCGGAGTTTATCCGCGCCAGCCGGGAGCTGTGCGAGCGGGAGCTGCGGTTTTTAGAACAGCTGCCCCAGGCAGAGGTCCCGGCAGCCGCGCCGGAGGCGGAGCCGCCGGTGGAGGAGATTGAAGAGCACGTGATGGCGGCCTTTTCCCCCCAGGAGGTGGAGCAGCCCGCCGAGCCGGAGACCCCCGATTACCCGGAGGGCGACCCCTTTGCCCCGGAGGATGACCTGGAGGCCACCCGCCGCATCAATCTGGACGAGCTGAAATTTGGCCGCAACTACAGCGGAGAAAAATGA
- a CDS encoding HAD family hydrolase produces MQLPIAAFLYDFDKTLCTTDMQDYAFIPSLGMTPAEFWSVANDFGRRHRIDSVLAYMYTMIQEAERRELPFTRGDLVEKGRDIVLFPGVEDWFRRVNAFGEEQGVWVEHYIISSGLREIIEGSSISAAFKEIYASEFYYDETGRPVWPKLAVNFTAKTQFVYRINKGVLDVSDDKTLNDSMPDDSKRVPFHNMVYVGDGLSDVPCMKMMRAYGGQAIAVYQESNRLGVEDLLAKGRVDFIFRADYSEGTALDATVKDIIRKIAILDRLGEENVQQLRSIGGDVLQGQVGLF; encoded by the coding sequence ATGCAGCTTCCCATTGCGGCGTTTCTCTATGACTTTGACAAGACCCTCTGCACCACCGATATGCAGGACTACGCCTTTATCCCCTCTCTGGGCATGACCCCGGCGGAGTTCTGGTCGGTGGCAAACGACTTTGGCCGCCGCCACCGGATTGACAGCGTCCTGGCCTATATGTACACCATGATTCAGGAGGCGGAGCGGAGGGAATTGCCCTTTACCAGGGGAGACCTGGTGGAGAAGGGCCGGGACATTGTGCTCTTTCCCGGGGTGGAGGACTGGTTCCGCCGGGTGAACGCCTTTGGCGAGGAACAGGGCGTCTGGGTAGAGCACTACATCATCTCCTCCGGGCTGCGGGAGATCATTGAGGGCTCCTCCATCAGCGCCGCGTTCAAGGAGATCTATGCCAGCGAGTTTTATTACGACGAGACGGGACGTCCGGTCTGGCCCAAGCTGGCGGTCAATTTCACCGCCAAGACCCAGTTTGTCTACCGCATCAACAAGGGGGTGTTGGACGTCTCCGATGACAAGACCCTCAATGACTCCATGCCGGACGACAGCAAGCGGGTCCCCTTCCACAACATGGTCTATGTGGGGGACGGCCTCTCGGACGTACCCTGCATGAAGATGATGCGGGCCTACGGCGGTCAGGCCATCGCCGTGTACCAGGAGAGCAACCGCTTGGGCGTGGAGGATTTGCTGGCAAAGGGCCGGGTGGATTTCATCTTCCGGGCGGACTACAGCGAGGGCACCGCCCTGGATGCAACCGTGAAGGATATTATCCGCAAGATTGCCATCCTGGACCGCCTGGGCGAGGAGAATGTGCAGCAGCTGCGGAGTATCGGCGGCGATGTGCTGCAGGGGCAGGTGGGACTCTTTTGA
- a CDS encoding putative ABC transporter permease, with the protein MHIYSTGQWVLLFFFYCFCGWVWESCYVSLCQRRWVNRGFLHGPLLPIYGFGAILILFVTLPVENDLRLVWLLGMLAATALEYVVGAAMERLFQVRYWDYSKHRFNLHGYICLSSSIAWGFFSILLVRFVHPPVGRLLADVPSWVVDPLALALTAAFTVDVVRSVQAALDLREMLVKLTEENEDLRRLARRAEIIAAFAEDDLRRFRERTEVDTLQERIQAGLREAQAARRSRRQERIEAAFRRRTSAKLEALSAIAETLEHCRARLPESDELDELLEKVRTRQAALRERTAKSLRQSLRILRGNPSARTKGGLQEVLDALRRMDEK; encoded by the coding sequence ATGCATATCTATTCCACGGGCCAATGGGTCCTGCTGTTCTTTTTCTACTGTTTTTGCGGCTGGGTATGGGAGTCCTGCTACGTCTCCCTCTGCCAGCGGCGGTGGGTAAACCGGGGATTTCTCCATGGCCCGCTTCTGCCCATTTACGGCTTCGGGGCCATTCTCATCCTCTTTGTCACGCTGCCGGTGGAAAACGATCTGCGGCTGGTGTGGCTTCTGGGCATGCTGGCCGCCACAGCGCTGGAATATGTGGTGGGCGCCGCCATGGAGCGGCTATTTCAGGTCCGCTACTGGGACTATTCCAAACACCGCTTCAACCTCCATGGCTATATCTGCCTGAGCAGCTCCATTGCCTGGGGCTTTTTCTCCATCTTGCTGGTCCGGTTTGTGCATCCCCCGGTGGGGCGGCTGCTGGCGGACGTGCCCAGCTGGGTCGTGGACCCGCTGGCCCTGGCCCTCACCGCGGCGTTTACCGTGGATGTGGTCCGCTCTGTACAGGCGGCCCTGGACCTGCGGGAAATGCTGGTCAAGCTCACCGAGGAAAACGAAGACCTGCGCCGCCTTGCAAGGCGCGCTGAGATCATCGCCGCCTTTGCCGAGGATGATCTGCGCCGCTTCCGGGAGCGGACGGAGGTGGATACACTGCAAGAGCGTATTCAGGCGGGGCTGCGGGAGGCCCAGGCCGCCCGGCGCAGCCGCCGCCAGGAGCGGATTGAGGCTGCCTTCCGGCGCCGCACCAGCGCCAAGCTGGAGGCGCTCTCCGCCATTGCTGAAACGCTGGAGCACTGCCGTGCCAGACTGCCGGAGAGCGATGAGCTGGACGAACTGCTGGAAAAGGTCCGCACCCGGCAGGCGGCCTTGCGGGAGCGCACCGCCAAGTCCCTGCGCCAGTCCCTGCGGATTCTGCGCGGAAACCCCAGCGCCAGGACGAAAGGCGGCCTCCAGGAGGTTTTGGACGCCCTGCGGAGGATGGACGAGAAATAA